In Clostridium sp., one DNA window encodes the following:
- a CDS encoding DJ-1 family glyoxalase III, whose product MKNAVVLLADGFEDIEALTPVDILRRGDVNCVIASADGSREKTSSRNTTIITDELIENIDPDKYDVVILPGGLPGATNLRDNENVTALVKEFHSKGKFVAAICAAPIVLKKAGIIEGKKVTSNPNFKDELGSVDYREDFVVQDGNIITSRGAAMSIYFAFKILENIADGETLRRVEKSTLMNLVKQHYGE is encoded by the coding sequence TTGAAAAATGCAGTAGTCCTGCTTGCTGATGGATTTGAGGATATAGAGGCTCTTACACCTGTTGATATTCTGAGAAGGGGAGATGTAAACTGTGTAATTGCATCTGCAGACGGCAGCAGGGAAAAAACAAGCTCGAGAAATACAACTATAATAACAGATGAATTAATTGAAAATATAGATCCGGATAAATATGATGTCGTAATACTTCCGGGAGGACTTCCCGGGGCGACTAATTTGAGGGACAATGAAAATGTGACGGCACTTGTAAAGGAATTCCACTCAAAAGGTAAATTTGTGGCGGCAATATGTGCTGCTCCAATAGTCTTGAAAAAGGCGGGCATTATTGAGGGCAAAAAGGTAACTTCAAACCCCAATTTCAAAGATGAACTTGGCAGCGTGGATTATAGAGAAGATTTTGTAGTTCAGGACGGTAATATAATAACAAGCAGGGGAGCTGCAATGTCAATTTATTTTGCATTCAAGATACTTGAAAATATTGCAGACGGCGAAACTCTGAGAAGGGTGGAGAAATCCACTTTGATGAATCTTGTAAAACAGCATTATGGTGAATAG